The following are from one region of the Paraglaciecola sp. L1A13 genome:
- a CDS encoding 5-(carboxyamino)imidazole ribonucleotide synthase: protein MNVLILGSGQLARMMALAGVPLGIEVRAVDVSNHKVVNPIDKQVLNIHLETAIEAADAISVEFEHIPEALLEQVNRSGKLMPSIEAIAAGADRVKEKALLDKLNIANCPYVIVDNVDQLDQAVETLGEKLIIKSSRDGYDGYGQWRLSSKDQLPEIKQALAELDLKKVPLVVEKMLNFEREVSLVGARGKNGQLALYPLVENLHHQGQLHTCVAPAPAITSVLTAQAKDIFSALANELNYIGVLAVEFFQMGDTLLVNEIAPRVHNSGHWSMQGADTCQFENHLRAICELPLGSTEVIASSVMLNVIGCDLPSRELLAVPRTHLHGYMKTPRAKRKMGHINITASNYAELGAKMQKIQKWLPDSYFPTLNSEAERLLQIK from the coding sequence ATGAACGTACTGATCTTAGGCTCAGGTCAATTAGCCAGAATGATGGCATTAGCCGGCGTGCCGCTTGGTATCGAGGTACGCGCAGTCGACGTGAGCAATCACAAAGTGGTCAATCCGATAGATAAACAGGTGCTAAACATACACCTTGAAACTGCTATTGAAGCCGCCGACGCCATTTCAGTGGAATTCGAACATATTCCCGAAGCACTTCTTGAGCAAGTAAACCGCAGTGGTAAGCTAATGCCCAGTATCGAAGCCATCGCAGCGGGTGCTGATCGAGTTAAAGAAAAAGCCTTATTAGATAAACTAAATATTGCTAATTGCCCCTACGTGATTGTTGATAACGTTGATCAACTTGATCAAGCCGTTGAAACTCTTGGCGAAAAGCTGATTATTAAATCGAGCCGAGACGGTTACGACGGGTACGGCCAGTGGCGCTTATCCAGTAAAGACCAGCTACCTGAAATCAAACAAGCATTGGCTGAGCTGGATCTAAAAAAAGTCCCATTAGTCGTCGAAAAGATGCTCAACTTTGAACGTGAAGTGTCGTTAGTGGGTGCTCGGGGTAAAAATGGTCAACTGGCCTTGTATCCTTTGGTTGAAAACCTACACCATCAGGGACAATTACATACTTGTGTGGCCCCTGCCCCGGCTATTACGTCAGTATTAACAGCCCAAGCCAAGGATATATTCAGCGCACTTGCCAATGAGCTAAATTATATTGGCGTATTAGCGGTAGAGTTCTTTCAGATGGGCGATACTTTGCTAGTCAATGAAATTGCCCCACGGGTGCACAACTCTGGGCACTGGAGCATGCAAGGCGCGGATACCTGTCAGTTTGAAAATCACTTACGGGCGATTTGTGAGTTACCCCTGGGCTCAACCGAAGTTATTGCCTCCAGCGTGATGCTAAACGTGATTGGCTGCGATTTACCTTCTAGAGAACTATTAGCTGTACCAAGAACGCATTTGCACGGTTATATGAAAACCCCACGCGCAAAACGCAAAATGGGCCATATAAATATTACCGCGAGCAACTATGCTGAGCTTGGCGCTAAGATGCAAAAAATACAAAAATGGTTACCCGATAGCTATTTCCCAACTCTAAATAGTGAAGCGGAACGTCTTTTACAGATAAAATAA
- the purE gene encoding 5-(carboxyamino)imidazole ribonucleotide mutase, whose amino-acid sequence MPQVAIVMGSKSDWPTMAQAAKMLDTLGVSYHAQVVSAHRTPALLTEFSESAADKGYQVIIGGAGGAAHLPGMIAAHTHLPVFGVPVRSSQLSGVDSLYSIVQMPKGVAVGTLAIGEAGAANAGLLAAQVIALQDTTVRDAIIQFRQKQTADVLAQPPLELPE is encoded by the coding sequence ATGCCTCAAGTTGCGATTGTTATGGGATCCAAGTCTGATTGGCCCACTATGGCCCAAGCGGCAAAAATGTTAGACACGTTAGGTGTGAGTTATCATGCTCAAGTAGTATCAGCTCATCGCACCCCAGCACTGTTAACTGAATTCTCAGAAAGCGCTGCCGACAAAGGCTATCAAGTGATTATTGGTGGCGCAGGCGGCGCAGCGCACTTACCCGGTATGATAGCCGCTCACACTCACCTACCCGTTTTTGGCGTACCCGTGCGCTCAAGCCAGCTAAGTGGTGTGGATTCCTTATATTCAATCGTACAAATGCCCAAGGGTGTGGCGGTTGGTACCTTAGCCATCGGAGAAGCAGGCGCAGCTAATGCAGGCTTATTGGCCGCACAAGTCATTGCCTTACAAGATACAACTGTACGGGACGCCATCATTCAGTTTAGACAAAAGCAAACTGCTGACGTGCTTGCACAGCCCCCATTGGAATTGCCTGAATGA